In Pseudoduganella albidiflava, a single window of DNA contains:
- a CDS encoding DsbC family protein gives MKFMKTGLVLASALLMSCAGADNGVEATIRKNVEPKLGPNIKIDSIQATPYSGLYEIRIGNEIRYTDKTGTYLFAGHIFNLKTREDVTQARIDEVNRIKFSDLPLELALKTVKGNGKRVIALFEDPNCGYCKKFRRETLSRVDNITVYTFMYNILSADSTAKSRNIWCAADRNRAWDDWMLNNKQAPEAPAGCTAPNDKVLALGNKLGLEGTPAIFFTDGSRVPGAIDAAALEAKFASLK, from the coding sequence ATGAAAACCGGCCTCGTGCTGGCATCGGCGCTGCTGATGTCGTGCGCGGGCGCCGACAACGGCGTCGAAGCCACCATCCGCAAGAACGTCGAGCCGAAGCTTGGCCCCAACATCAAGATCGATTCCATCCAGGCCACGCCGTATTCCGGCCTGTATGAAATCCGCATCGGCAACGAGATCCGCTATACCGACAAGACCGGCACCTACCTGTTCGCCGGCCATATCTTCAACCTGAAGACCAGGGAAGACGTGACCCAGGCGCGCATCGACGAAGTCAACCGCATCAAATTCTCCGACCTGCCGCTGGAGCTGGCGCTGAAGACGGTGAAAGGCAACGGCAAGCGCGTGATCGCGCTCTTCGAAGACCCGAACTGCGGCTACTGCAAGAAATTCCGCCGCGAGACGCTGTCCAGGGTCGACAACATCACCGTCTACACGTTCATGTACAACATCCTGTCGGCCGATTCCACGGCGAAGTCGCGCAACATCTGGTGCGCGGCGGACCGCAACCGCGCCTGGGACGACTGGATGCTGAACAACAAGCAGGCACCCGAAGCGCCGGCCGGCTGCACCGCGCCGAACGACAAGGTGCTGGCGCTGGGGAACAAGCTGGGTCTCGAAGGCACGCCGGCGATCTTCTTCACCGATGGCAGCCGCGTGCCGGGCGCCATCGACGCCGCGGCGCTGGAAGCGAAGTTCGCCTCGCTCAAGTAA